TGGCGACATCGTTGGCGACGGAGAAGGTGGTCAGCGCGCCGCGCGTCATCAGCAATTGCTTGCCGAGGCCGACGATCTCGATCAGCTTGGTCGGATCGCTGTCGAGATCGACCATGTTGCCGGCTTCGCGCGCCGCCTGCGTGCCCGTGTTCATCGCCACGCCGACATCGGCCTGGGCCAGCGCCGGGGCATCGTTGGTGCCGTCCCCGCACATCGCCACCAGGCGGCCGCCGGTCTGCTCCTTGCGGATCAGCTCCAATTTGTCCTCGGGCGTGGCCTGGGCGAGGAAATCGTCGACGCCCGCCTCGGCGGCGATGGCGGCGGCGGTCAGCGGATTGTCGCCGGTGATCATCACGGTGCGGATGCCCATCGCGCGCAGCTCGCCGAAGCGTTCGCGGATGCCGGCCTTGACCACATCCTTGAGGAAGATCGCGCCGAGCAGATGCCCGTCCCGCGCCACCGCCAGCGGCGTGCCGCCGGCACGCGCGATCTCGTCGGTGATCCGGCGGAGTTCGGTCGCGGCGGCGGTGGCGCCGAGACCGGGATGGGCGCGCAGGATCGAATCCACCGCCCCCTTCTGGATTAGCGCGCCGCCGGTGCGGATGCCGGAGATGCGCGTCTGGGCGGTGAACGGGATCACCTCGGCATCGTCCGGCAGCGCGGCCGTCGTCACCCCGAACGTCTCGCGCGCGAGCGCCACGATCGATCGTCCTTCCGGCGTCTCGTCGGCCAGGCTGGCGAGCGAGGCCGCGTCCGCCAGAGTCCGCGCGCTCGCCCCGCCGACCGGGCGGAATTCGCTGGCCTGCCTATCGCCGATCGTGATCGTGCCGGTCTTGTCGAGCAGCAGCACGTCGACATCGCCCGCCGCTTCCACCGCGCGGCCGGATTTTGCCAGCACGTTGAAGCGCACCAGCCGGTCCATGCCGGCGATCCCGATCGCGGACAGCAAGGCCGCGATCGTCGTCGGAATGAGCGTGATCAGCAGCGCCGCCAGGATCACGACGGGCACCGCGCCGCCGGCATAGGAGGCGAAGCCGGGGATCGTGCCGACCGCGATGAGGAAGATGATCGTCAGGCCGACGAGCAGGATGGTCAGCGCGATCTCGTTCGGCGTCTTCTGCCGTTCGGCGCCTTCGACGAGCGCGATCATGCGATCGAGGAAACCCTTGCCCGGCTCGACCGTGACGCGGACCTTGATGCGATCGGAGATGACGCGCGTGCCCGCCGTCACCGCCGAACGATCGCCGCCCGCCTCGCGGATCACGGGCGCGCTCTCGCCGGTGATCGCCGCCTCGTTGACGGAGGCCACGCCCTCGATCACCTCGCCGTCGGACGGGATGAGATCGCCGGTCTCGACCAGCACGATCTCGCCCACCTGCAACTGGGTCGCGGGGACGATGCTATAGGTATCGCCCACGCCCAGCAGCCTTTTGGCCTTCAGCTCGGCCTTGGCGTCGCGCAGGCTGGCGGCCTGCGCCTTGCCCCGGCCTTCGGCCAGCGCCTCGGCGAAGGTGCCGAACAGCACCGTCAACCACAGCCAGACGGTGAGCTGCGCCTTGAACGGCGTCGAGAGGCTGTCATGGCCGATGAAGATCAGGATGGTCAGCAACGTCGCTACGCAGGCGGTGACGAACATCACCGGATTGCGGACGAGCTGGCGCGGATCGAGCTTGCCGAACGCGCCGCCGATCGCGGGAAGGATCAGGTCGGCGGTGAACAGGGATTTGGTCGCTGTGCGGCTCATGAGAGAACCTCAAGGAGTGGATGGTGGATCGCGATCCTCCCCCGCCAGGGGGAGGTGGCGCCGTAGGCGTCGGAGGGGGCGGACGGCGGAGCGCTATCGAGGACATTCCCGTCCGCCCCCTTCGTCAGGCTGCGTCTGCCACCTCCCCTTGGCGGGGGAGGATTTCGTGAGCCGCCCATCAGAACAAGCTCCCCCGCACCATCGCGAGATGATCGGCGATGGGGCCGAGCGCGAGGCTCGGCAGGAACGTCAGGCCGCCCAGGATCAGAATGATGCCGACGAGCAAGCCCACCCAGAGCGGCCCGGTCGTGGGGAAGGAGCCCGCGCTCTCGGGCGTGGCCTTCTTCGCCGCCAGGCTGCCGGCGATGGCCAGCATCGGCACGATGACGAAGAAGCGGCCGACCCACATCGCGATGCCCAGCATCCCGTTGTAATAAGGCGTGTTGGCGGTGAGGCCGGCAAAGGCCGAACCGTTGTTCCCAACCGCGCTGGTGAAGGCGTACAGGATCTCGGCAAAGCCGTGCGGCCCCTTGTTGAGCGGCCCGGCCAGCCCCTGCTGCAGCACGCAGGACAGTGCGGTGAAGCCGAGGATGACGAGCGGCAGCACCGCGATCGCCAGCACCGCGAGCTTCACCTCGCGGGCCTCGATCTTCTTGCCGACATATTCGGGCGTGCGGCCGACCATCAGCCCCGCGACGAACACGGCGAGGATGGCGAAGAGCAGGAAGCCGTAGATGCCGGCACCGACGCCGCCGACGACGACCTCGCCCAGCTGGATGTTGAACAGGGGCACCAGCCCGCCCAGCGCCGTGAAGCTGTCATGCATCGCGTTGACCGCGCCGCAGGATGCCGCCGTGGTGACGACCGCGAAAAGGGCGGAGGCGGCCGCGCCGAAGCGCACGTCCTTGCCTTCCATATTGGCCCCGGAAACCCCGAGGCCGTGGAGGACCGGGTTGCCCGCCGCCTCCTGCCAGTAACTGACCGCCACGCCGCAGAGGAACAGGAAAGACATGGCTGCCAGGATCGCCCAACCCTGGCGGGTGTTGCCGACCGCCTTGCCGAACGTCCACGTCAGGCCGAAGCCGATCAGGAAGATCGACAGCATCTGGACGAGGTTCGTCAAAGCGCTCGGATTTTCGAAGGGGTGCGCCGAATTGGCGTTGAAGAAGCCGCCGCCGTTGGTGCCGAGCATCTTGATCGCTTCCTGAGAGGCGACCGGGCCGATGGCGAGCGTCTGTCTGGCGCCTTCGATCGTGTGGACGTCGACCGTCGCGGCGAGGGTCTGCGGCACGCCGCTCGCGATCAGGAAGATCGTGTAGACGATGCACAGCGGCAGCAGCAGATACAGCGTGACGCGCGTGGCATCCGCCCAGAAATTGCCGATCGTGTGCGTCTGCCGCCGCGCGAAGCCGCGAAACAGCGCGAAGGCCAGCGCGATGCCCGTCGCCGCCGACAGGAAATTGTGGATCGTCAGCCCCAGCATCTGGCTGAGGTTCGACATCGTGCTTTCGCCCGAATAGCTCTGCCAGTTGGTATTGGTGGTGAAGCTGATCGCGGTGTTGGCCGCGAGATGCTCGGACGGCGCGGCGAGGCCTTGCCCGTTCCACGGCAGCACCGCCTGCAGCCGCAGCACCGCATAGGTGAACAGCATCAGCGCCGCGTTGAACATCAGCATGTGCACCGCGTAGCGCCGCCAGCTCTGCTCGGCCGTGGGATCGATGCCGGCGAGCCTGTAGAAGCCCGTCTCCACGGGGCCGAGCACGGCGTGCAGCGGCGTGCGGCGCCCCTCGTACAGCGCGAACAGCCAGGTGCCGACCGGCTTCGTCAGCGCCAGCAAAAGTCCCAGAAAGACGAGGATCAGGATCCAGCCCTGAAGCGTCATGTCCGCCTCCTCAGAATTTCTCGGGGCGGGCAAGGGCCGCCACGAGATAAAGGAGGAGGCCGATCGCGGTGATTCCCGCGAGCCAGAGGTCCAGCGTCATCGCCGCCGCCTCACGCATTGTCGCATAGCCGGACATAAGCGAGCGTTGCCGCCACCAGCCCGATCATGATCGCGATCCAGAGCAGATCCTGCACAAGAAAACTCCCGTTCGTCGGCGGACGGAAACCGTCACGCCGCGGGCCGTGCATTAGGAGGAGCGGGCGTAGCGTATCGAGAACGAGGCCCGGCGATCCGCATAGTATTTGCGTATAGTCAGGGGCAATGCGCGGCCGGGGGAAGGGCCGGCGGGCGCGAGCGGGCGACCGGCGCGCGGGCTTCGAGCGGTGGCGGAAAAGGCGAAGGGAAATGGCGCGCCCGGAGGGACTCGAACCCCCGACCAAGGAGGTAGAAGCTCCTTGCTCTATCCAGCTGAGCTACGGGCGCCCGCCGACGCCGATAGCGCGGATTGCGCGGGGCGGGAACCGCGATAGTCTGGTTTGATGACGGATCGGGTGGGAATGGGCAGCACGGTGGACGCAGTCGGAGCGGTGAAGACGATCAAGGCGGTGGACGCGGGGACGCTGACGGGGCGGCCGCTGCGCTATTTCGATCTCGTGATGTGCGCGTTCGTCGTCATCCTGCTCCTGTCGAACATCGTCGGGGCGGAAAAGCGCGCGGTGATCCATTTGCCGTGGATCGGCGACTGGCCGTTCGGTGCGGGCATCCTGTTCTTCCCCGTCTCCTACGTGATCGATGACGTGCTGACCGAGGTCTATGGCTATGCCCGCGCGCGGCGCGCGGTGTGGGCGGCGTTCGTGGCGCTGCTGTTCATGGCGGTAATGGAGTGGACGGTGGTCCACCTGCCCGTGGCGGAGGGCTGGAACGGGCAGGCGGCCTATGAGCGCGTGTTCGGCGCGGGCTGGCGGATCATCGGCGCGTCGCTCTGCGCCTTCTGGGTGGGGGATATCCTCAACAGCTTCGTGCTGGCCAAGATGAAGGTCGCCACCAATGGGCGCTGGCTGTGGATGCGCACGATCGGCTCGACGATCGTGGGCGAGGGGGCGGACAGCCTGATCTTCTATCCGCTCGCTTTCTATGGCCTGCCCGACTGGCCGGTGGCGGCGCTGGGCATGGTGATGCTCAGCCAGTTCGTGCTGAAGGTTTCGTGGGAGGTGCTGCTGACGCCTGTGACCTATGCGGTGGTGGGCTTCCTGAAGCGGCGCGAGGGGATCGACGTGTACGATACGGACACGGATTTCTCGCCGTTTCATGCGCGGGTTTAACGTCCGTCCCATTCCCCCGTTTGCACTGAGCTTGTCGAAGCCTGTCCTGAGCGCCTGCCTTGGCAGGCAGGCGAAGGGTGCCATTCTTCCTTCAGCGTTGCGAGAAGAAGAACGGTGCTTCGACAGGCTCAGCACGAACGGGTTTTGGAGTGCGTGCGGCTCGGTCTTACTCGTTCGGCAGGCCGTGGGCGGCGGCCTGTAGTTCGGCCGCTGCCGGCGCGCCGCGTTCGCCCAGCACGACGACGATGCTGCCGACGATGATCAGCAGGCCGCCGCCGATCAGGCCCACGCCCGCCGGATCGCCGAACAGGGTGATGCCGATGACCGCGCCGATCAGGGGCTCGATATTGATGAACACGCCCGCCGCCGCGCTGCCGACGCGCGCGGAGCCATAGGCCCAGGCGGCGGTGGCGACGAAGGTGGCCAGCACGCCCTGGCCGATGATCCCGGCCCACGCGGCGGCGGGAAGCGCCAGCGGCGGGGCGCCGTAGAGCAGCAGCGCGATCGGCAGGATCGTGGCGACCGCGACCAGCACGGTGACGGCGGGCACGGACATCGGGCTCTTCGTCTCGGGCGCGCGCCGCAACACGATCAGCCAGGCGAGGAACAGCAGGAGCGAGGCGAGCGACATGGCGATGCCATAGGGCGTGCCCGCGCCCTCGGGCTTGCCCGCGATCAGCGCGGCGCCGAGCGTGGCGGCGACGACGCCCGCCCAGGAGGTGCGGCTGACCCGCTCGCGCATCGCCCACGCCGCGATCGCGACCAGAGCGGGCATCGCGCCCACCAGCAAAGCGGCGAGCGATACGGTCACCTGCGTCAGCCCCTCGAACTGGATCAGGAAGGCAACGCCGTAGAGGAAGCCCGCGAGCAGCACGGGCGGCGAGCGGAACAGGGCGCGCGCCTCGGCGCGGAACGCGAAGGGCAACGCGACGAGGCTGGCGACGGCGAAACGCAGCAGGATCATGTGCGCGGGGCCGATGTCGCGCAGCGCGAGCTTGCCGAGCGGAAAGCCGAGGCCCCAGCAGAGCCCGGAGAGGGTGAGTGCGAGGAAGGGGAGGAGGCGCATGTCCTTATTGCTTTCTTCTGACCCCTTACCGCTCATGCTGAGGAGAGACTGAGCCTGGCGAAGGCTCGTCTCGAAGCACGGTTAGGAGCATGTCCTTCGAGACGCCGCTTCGGCTTCGCTCAGCGGCTCCTCAGGATGAGCGGGGTGGTGCAGGAAAGCGAATGTCACCCCAGCGCCGAATCCGCGCCCATCAGCTTCGGGAAGAAGCCTTCGTGCGCGGTGCGGAGCGTGTCGAGCGAGGCGCAGTGATCGCCCGCGCTGCCTTCGAAGATCAGGCGGCGGCCGGCGGTCGTCCGGCCGATCGGCTCGGCTTCGATGCCGGCGGCCTTGGCGCCGGCGAGGAAGCCCAGCAAGGCATGATCGTCGACCGTGACCACATAGAGGCCCTGATCCTCGGCGAACCACGAGGCGGCGAGGCCGAACGGCTCGGCGCCGTCGATCAGCGCGCCGATATTGCCGGCCAGCGCCATCTCCGCGAGCGTGACGGCGAGGCCGCCGTCCGACACGTCGTGACAGGCCGAGATCCAGCCCTGCTCGATGCCGTTGCGGACATAGTCGCCCGTCTTGCGCTCGGTGGCGAGATCGACCGACGGGGGCGCGCCTTCCTCGCGGCCGTGCAATTCGCGCAGCCACAAGGACTGGCCCAGCTCGCCCTTGCGCGCGCCGACCAGCAGGATCACGTCGCCGGGATTGCGGAAGCCGACGCCCACGGTGCGCGTCCAGTCCTTGAGCAGGCCGATCGCGCCGATGGCGGGGGTGGGCAGGATGGCGGAGCCGCCGCCCGTCGCCTTGCTCTCATTGTAGAGGCTGACGTTGCCCGAGACGATCGGGAAGTCGAGCGCGATGCAGGCGTCGCTCATGCCCTCCAGCGCGCCCACGATCTGGCCCATGATCTCGGGGCGCTGCGGGTTGGCGAAGTTCAGGCAGTTGGTGACGGCGAGCGGGGTCGCGCCCACGGCGGTCAGGTTGCGCCACGCCTCGGCCACGGCCTGACGCCCGCCCATGACGGGATCGGCGAAGCAGTAACGCGGGGTGCAGTCGGTGGTCATCGCGAGCGCCTTGGCCGTGCCGTGGACGCGGACGACCGCGGCATCGCCGCCGGGACGCTGGACGGTGTCGGCGCCGACCTGCGTGTCATATTGCTCCCAGATCCAGCGGCGCGAGGCGATGTCGGGCGAGCCCATCAGCTTCACCAGATCGGCCGCGACATCGACGCATTCGGGGATGTTGGCGAGCGGCGCGGGTGCTGGCGTCGGCACATGCGGGCGATCGTAGAGCGGGGCTTCGTCGGCGAGCGGCCCGAGCGGGATGTCGCACACCGTCTCGCCCTTCCAGACGAGCTCCATGCGGCCGGTGTCGGTGACGGTGCCGATGACGGCGAAGTCCAGCTCCCACTTCTCGAAGATCGCCTTGGCGAAATCCTCGCGGCCGGGCTTCAGCACCATGAGCATGCGCTCCTGGCTTTCCGACAGCATCATCTCATAGGGATTCATGCCGGTTTCGCGCTGGGGTACGTCGTCCATGATCAGGCGGATGCCGACGCCGCCCTTCGACGCCATCTCGACCGAGGAGGAGGTGAGGCCGGCGGCGCCCATGTCCTGAATGGCGACGATCGCGTCGGACGCCATCAGCTCCAGGCAGGCTTCGATCAGCAATTTCTCGGTGAAGGGATCGCCCACCTGCACGGTCGGGCGCTTCTCCTCCGAATCCTCGCCGAAATCGGCCGAGGCCATCGTCGCGCCGTGGATGCCGTCGCGGCCGGTCTTGGAGCCGACATAGACGATCGGATTGCCGACGCCCGAGGCGGCCGAATAGAAGATCTTGTCCGTGTCGGCGATGCCCACCGTCATCGCGTTGACGAGGATGTTGCCGTCATAGGCCGGGTGGAAATTCACCTCGCCGCCCACGGTCGGCACGCCGACGCAATTGCCGTAGCCGCCGATGCCGTGGACCACGCCCGAGATGAGGTGCTTCATCTTGGGGTGATCGGGGCGGCCGAAGCGCAGCGCATTGAGATTCGCGATCGGGCGCGCGCCCATCGTGAACACGTCGCGCAGGATGCCGCCCACGCCCGTCGCCGCACCCTGATAGGGCTCGATGTAGGACGGGTGGTTGTGGCTCTCCATCTTGAAGATGGCGGCCTGCCCGTCGCCGATATCGACGACGCCCGCATTCTCGCCGGGGCCGCAGATCACCTGCGGGCCCGTCGTCGGGAGCTTCTTCAGGTGGATGCGGCTGGATTTGTAGCTGCAATGCTCGGACCACATGACCGAGAAGATGCCCAGCTCCACCAGATTCGGCTCGCGGCCGAGGGCGTGCAGGACGCGCTCATATTCCTCGGGGGAAAAGCCGTGTTCGGCGACGATCTGGGGCGTGATGGCGGAGGCGGCGCTGGTCATGGAAGGGGCCGATAGCGGAGCCTGCGGCGCTTGTCAGCGTGGTGCGTGATAGGCGGCGACATGCGCGCGCACGCGGGCCTCATCTTCGGGCGACACGGCATTGTAGACGAGCATGCCGAGATCGGGCCGGCCATCGACCGAGAAATGCGAATATTCGAACTGGATCGGGCCCAGCACCGGATGATGGAGCCGCTTGAGCCCGTCGCCCTGCGCGTTCACCTCATTGTCGCGCCAG
This DNA window, taken from Sphingomonas sp. AP4-R1, encodes the following:
- the kdpB gene encoding potassium-transporting ATPase subunit KdpB; translation: MSRTATKSLFTADLILPAIGGAFGKLDPRQLVRNPVMFVTACVATLLTILIFIGHDSLSTPFKAQLTVWLWLTVLFGTFAEALAEGRGKAQAASLRDAKAELKAKRLLGVGDTYSIVPATQLQVGEIVLVETGDLIPSDGEVIEGVASVNEAAITGESAPVIREAGGDRSAVTAGTRVISDRIKVRVTVEPGKGFLDRMIALVEGAERQKTPNEIALTILLVGLTIIFLIAVGTIPGFASYAGGAVPVVILAALLITLIPTTIAALLSAIGIAGMDRLVRFNVLAKSGRAVEAAGDVDVLLLDKTGTITIGDRQASEFRPVGGASARTLADAASLASLADETPEGRSIVALARETFGVTTAALPDDAEVIPFTAQTRISGIRTGGALIQKGAVDSILRAHPGLGATAAATELRRITDEIARAGGTPLAVARDGHLLGAIFLKDVVKAGIRERFGELRAMGIRTVMITGDNPLTAAAIAAEAGVDDFLAQATPEDKLELIRKEQTGGRLVAMCGDGTNDAPALAQADVGVAMNTGTQAAREAGNMVDLDSDPTKLIEIVGLGKQLLMTRGALTTFSVANDVAKYFAIIPAMFVVLYPGLGVLNVMGLKTPESAILSAIIFNALIIPLLVPLALKGVAYRPMGAGALLTRNLAVYGLGGLVAPFIGIKIIDLAVSGLGLA
- the kdpA gene encoding potassium-transporting ATPase subunit KdpA; this encodes MTLQGWILILVFLGLLLALTKPVGTWLFALYEGRRTPLHAVLGPVETGFYRLAGIDPTAEQSWRRYAVHMLMFNAALMLFTYAVLRLQAVLPWNGQGLAAPSEHLAANTAISFTTNTNWQSYSGESTMSNLSQMLGLTIHNFLSAATGIALAFALFRGFARRQTHTIGNFWADATRVTLYLLLPLCIVYTIFLIASGVPQTLAATVDVHTIEGARQTLAIGPVASQEAIKMLGTNGGGFFNANSAHPFENPSALTNLVQMLSIFLIGFGLTWTFGKAVGNTRQGWAILAAMSFLFLCGVAVSYWQEAAGNPVLHGLGVSGANMEGKDVRFGAAASALFAVVTTAASCGAVNAMHDSFTALGGLVPLFNIQLGEVVVGGVGAGIYGFLLFAILAVFVAGLMVGRTPEYVGKKIEAREVKLAVLAIAVLPLVILGFTALSCVLQQGLAGPLNKGPHGFAEILYAFTSAVGNNGSAFAGLTANTPYYNGMLGIAMWVGRFFVIVPMLAIAGSLAAKKATPESAGSFPTTGPLWVGLLVGIILILGGLTFLPSLALGPIADHLAMVRGSLF
- the kdpF gene encoding K(+)-transporting ATPase subunit F, whose translation is MSGYATMREAAAMTLDLWLAGITAIGLLLYLVAALARPEKF
- a CDS encoding queuosine precursor transporter gives rise to the protein MKTIKAVDAGTLTGRPLRYFDLVMCAFVVILLLSNIVGAEKRAVIHLPWIGDWPFGAGILFFPVSYVIDDVLTEVYGYARARRAVWAAFVALLFMAVMEWTVVHLPVAEGWNGQAAYERVFGAGWRIIGASLCAFWVGDILNSFVLAKMKVATNGRWLWMRTIGSTIVGEGADSLIFYPLAFYGLPDWPVAALGMVMLSQFVLKVSWEVLLTPVTYAVVGFLKRREGIDVYDTDTDFSPFHARV
- a CDS encoding DMT family transporter: MRLLPFLALTLSGLCWGLGFPLGKLALRDIGPAHMILLRFAVASLVALPFAFRAEARALFRSPPVLLAGFLYGVAFLIQFEGLTQVTVSLAALLVGAMPALVAIAAWAMRERVSRTSWAGVVAATLGAALIAGKPEGAGTPYGIAMSLASLLLFLAWLIVLRRAPETKSPMSVPAVTVLVAVATILPIALLLYGAPPLALPAAAWAGIIGQGVLATFVATAAWAYGSARVGSAAAGVFINIEPLIGAVIGITLFGDPAGVGLIGGGLLIIVGSIVVVLGERGAPAAAELQAAAHGLPNE
- the purL gene encoding phosphoribosylformylglycinamidine synthase subunit PurL — its product is MTSAASAITPQIVAEHGFSPEEYERVLHALGREPNLVELGIFSVMWSEHCSYKSSRIHLKKLPTTGPQVICGPGENAGVVDIGDGQAAIFKMESHNHPSYIEPYQGAATGVGGILRDVFTMGARPIANLNALRFGRPDHPKMKHLISGVVHGIGGYGNCVGVPTVGGEVNFHPAYDGNILVNAMTVGIADTDKIFYSAASGVGNPIVYVGSKTGRDGIHGATMASADFGEDSEEKRPTVQVGDPFTEKLLIEACLELMASDAIVAIQDMGAAGLTSSSVEMASKGGVGIRLIMDDVPQRETGMNPYEMMLSESQERMLMVLKPGREDFAKAIFEKWELDFAVIGTVTDTGRMELVWKGETVCDIPLGPLADEAPLYDRPHVPTPAPAPLANIPECVDVAADLVKLMGSPDIASRRWIWEQYDTQVGADTVQRPGGDAAVVRVHGTAKALAMTTDCTPRYCFADPVMGGRQAVAEAWRNLTAVGATPLAVTNCLNFANPQRPEIMGQIVGALEGMSDACIALDFPIVSGNVSLYNESKATGGGSAILPTPAIGAIGLLKDWTRTVGVGFRNPGDVILLVGARKGELGQSLWLRELHGREEGAPPSVDLATERKTGDYVRNGIEQGWISACHDVSDGGLAVTLAEMALAGNIGALIDGAEPFGLAASWFAEDQGLYVVTVDDHALLGFLAGAKAAGIEAEPIGRTTAGRRLIFEGSAGDHCASLDTLRTAHEGFFPKLMGADSALG